The following DNA comes from Streptomyces sp. NBC_00690.
GCGCCGGCCCTCCTCGGTCAACTCCAGATGACGGTCTCCCGCGACCGTCACCAAACCGTCCCGCTCCATGCGGGCCACGGTCTGGCTGACCGTCGGGCCGCTCTGGTCAAGCCGCTCCGCGATGCGCGCGCGCATGGGAACCACACCTTCCTCTTCGAGCTCAAGGATGGTGCGGAGATACATCTCCGTGGTGTCGATCAGTCCGGACATACGTGCCCCTCGATGAAATCGTGCGCTGCGGCCCCGACTCAATTCTTACGCATCGCACTGACAACTGTGTCGCGCCGGAGAAAGCCGGTAGCTCAGGCCGTATTGACAGTGCAGTGGTCCAGACCTCAACGTGATCCGCGGCACGGGATATTCCCGGCACGCTCCATGTTCCATTCGTACCCGGGTACGCGTGTTTCGCATAGCGTTCCCACACACCCCCGAAAGGGCTCGGCGATGAGCGAGAGCAAGCTGGCCGGTCGGTTCTTCGACGCTTCGATCGGTCTGCTGCAACGCGTACGGGACGAAGAGGCGGAGAACATCGCCGCCGCGGGCGAGGCGATAGCGGACACCGTAGCCTCCGGAGGCCGGTTGTTCGCCTTCGGCGCGGGCCACTCCTCGCTCGCCGCACAGGACGTCGTCTACCGCGCGGGCGGCTTCGCACTGATGAATCTGCTCACCGTACCGGGGGTGGTCGGCGTCGACGTGATGCCGGCGACGCTCGGCTCCGCGCTCGAACGCGTGGAGGGCCTGGCATCGGCGGTGCTCGACACCAGCCCGCTGAAGGCCGGTGACCTGCTGGTGATCATCTCCCTGTCCGGTCGCAACACCCTGCCGGTCGAGATGGCGCTGAACGCCCAGGCACTGGGGATGAAGGTCATCGGGGTCACATCGGTGGCCTACGCGGACGCCACCAGCGCCCGGAACGCATCTGGCACCTTCCTCAAGGACCACTGCGACATCGTCCTCGACTCCAAGATCGCCGTGGGGGACGCCGAACTCACCCATGAGGGGATCGAGGCGCCCTTCGCCCCGGCGTCGACCGTCGTCACCAGCGCGATCATGCAGGCGATGATGGCGACCGCAGCGGAGCGGCTGGTGGAGCGGGGCATCGAACCGCCGCTGCTCAGGTCGGGGAACGTGGACGGCGGGCACGAGTGGAACGGCCGGGTGATGACGGAGTACGGCGACCGGATCTTCTACCGGCGCTGAGCCGTATCCGCTGAATCCCATCTGAGGCGCCGGCTCGGGCGCCCGTCCTCCGCGGCGCGCCGAGCCGGCGGGGCGCGCGAGCTGTGCGCCTCCAGGCCGTGTCCTAGCCGGCCACCAGGGAGGCCATGTCCAAGGAGGATGCCGTCAGGGACGACATGCTCTCCGCATACACCGCGTCCGGCCGTTCGAACGCAGGTCGGGAGGCGCCGCGGAGAAAGGTGACGACCCCGAGCGTGCGCCCCCGGCTCCTGAGCACCGTGCAGAGCGCGTGCGCCATGTCCCGCGGCCAGCGCCGGTCCTTGGACCACTTCGCGAACTCGGCCCCGGATGCCGTGCCGGGCGCGCTCGCCCGCACCGAACCGGTGCGATCGGCCGCCTGGAGTGCCGGGTGCCCCGGCGGATAGGGGATCGGCGCACCGCCCCCCGTCAGGGGGAGGCAGGGGCCCGGCGCGCCGGCCGGTGTCGCCGCCGCGCGGATGAGCCGACCACCGTCGACCGGCTCGAATAAGTCCACCACCACGTGATCGGCGAACCCGGCGAGGGCGAAGTCGAGATAGGTCATGGCCGCCGCGGTCGGGTCCTCGCACTCGGCCGCCGCCCGACCCGCCCGATGCAGTTGCCCCGCGCGAAAGCGCAGCCGGTCGGCCTCCTGTTCGGCCAGGCGCGATTCGGTGATGTCGTGGAACAGCCAGGCCACGCCCAGCGGCACCGGCTCCTCGGCCAGCGGGGAGCCCAGTCTCAGAAAGCCGCTGCGCCAGCATCTGCGCCGGCCGACAGCCGGCCCGGCGCGGGCCGGTTCCTCGGCGCTGCCGGCCAGGGTGACCCACAGCTCGCTCAACCCGCCCTGGGCGCCCTCGGCCAGGACGTGGTGGAGCGAGGACTCCAACTGCTCCACCCCGTCGACGAGCATCTCGCCCAGGGGGCGGCCCAGGGGTGATCCACCGCCCGCCGCCAGGGCCCGCTCGGCATAGCCGTTGACCGTGGTGGGTCGCAGATCGACGTCGACCAGGACCACACCCCAGGAGGCGTCGTCGAACAGGGCCTCGCTCAGGGCGATGGAACGCTCCAGGTCGATCTGCGCATGGACCTCGCTGAAGGCGCAGTAGACCCCGGCCGGGTTGCCGTCGGCGCCGAGGACGCGCGCCGACTGGATCCGTACGAGCACCCGCCCGCCGTCCTTGCGCAACAGCGCGAACTCGTCGACCTGGCGCCCTGGAGCGGCCATCACCGCCATCAGCCGGCGCTCCACCTCGTCCGCGTCGGCCCTGCGCACGGCCCATCCGGTGAACCCGCGCCGGCCCACGGCCTCGTCGGGCGACCAGCCGAGGATGCGTTCGGCCTCGCGGTTCCAGTGGGTGATCGTGCCGTCAGCGGCAAAGGCACAGAGTGCCGCGTCCATCCCGTCGAGGAGGGCGGCCAGCAACTCCGAACACGGCTCGCTCACCGTGTCGTCCTGCGCCGTTCCGCCACGGCCCGGGGGCCAGGACGAGTCGGCCGCCTCACTCGTCTCACTCTTCGAAGCACTCATACCGGCCCCCTGAAGGACGCGTCCGCGCGAGTTGATGCACGTCAGACCATTCAACTCGAACGTGACCGGGGACACACGGGGTTCCGAAAAAGCGGTGCACATTAATTCGGTTGAACGGGCCGAGCGGGGGTTCCTAAGGTGTGGGCACACAAGAAAGGAGGTGGTTCGGAAGATGTATGCATACCGGACGAGTGAGGTGGCTGCGGGCTAGGGCCTGCCGCCGCACTTCGTGCAGTCGGCAGACCTCCTGCCGCAATCCAAGCAGTCACCGACCCGCGGGCTCGCCGGTATCGTCCGGCCGGCCCCTCCGCAAGGAGGGACCCGAGCCCGCGGGTTTCTGCGTGGGCGCACCACACGATGAAATTCGTCATGTGCACGCCCATTTTTAGCGCTTTTTGAATGACCCGGTTCCGGCTGGTCCGATTCCGTGTCGCCGTATTTCGTCCGTACCCACTGCGGGGAAACGGCCGGGGGAAACGGCCGCGATTCCCACGGCCCCAGGGCTTCGGACCATTCCCACGGGGGCCGTCGGCACCCGACGGCGCCTCGCCGTCGGCGCCGCCCGACACCGGGAAGCGACCGGGCTGGGCCCGCCGAGGAGGCCCGCGGTGGAGCCCCGCGGGGCGGGCAAGCGCTCTCAGGGGGACAGCCGCTCGACCCGCCACGCCCCCTCGCCGTGGCCCTCCTCGCCCGGTGCCCGTACGTATCGCAGCCGGTCGTGCAGCCGGTTCTCGTGCCCCTGCCAGAACTCCGCCGTCTCCGGCACCACGCGGAACCCGCCCCACTGAGGTGGCGCTGGCACCCGCTCCCCCTCCGGATAGCGGTTCGCGAGTTCCTCGTACCGGCCCACCAGCTCCTGTCGCGAGCCGATCACCGACGACTGCTCGCTCGCCCAGGCGCCCAGTTGTGAGCCGTGCGGACGGGTCCGGAAGTACGCCACCGTCTCCTCGCGACTGACGCGCGTCGCGGAGCCGGTGACGATGATCTGGCGGGCGATCGGGTGCCAGGGGAACAACAGCGAGACCCAACGGTTCTCGGTGATCTCCCGGCCCTTGCGCGAGGTGTAGTTGGTGTAGAAGACGAAGCCCCGACCGTCGTAGTGCTTGAGCAGCA
Coding sequences within:
- a CDS encoding SIS domain-containing protein, with translation MSESKLAGRFFDASIGLLQRVRDEEAENIAAAGEAIADTVASGGRLFAFGAGHSSLAAQDVVYRAGGFALMNLLTVPGVVGVDVMPATLGSALERVEGLASAVLDTSPLKAGDLLVIISLSGRNTLPVEMALNAQALGMKVIGVTSVAYADATSARNASGTFLKDHCDIVLDSKIAVGDAELTHEGIEAPFAPASTVVTSAIMQAMMATAAERLVERGIEPPLLRSGNVDGGHEWNGRVMTEYGDRIFYRR
- a CDS encoding PAS domain-containing protein, which codes for MSASKSETSEAADSSWPPGRGGTAQDDTVSEPCSELLAALLDGMDAALCAFAADGTITHWNREAERILGWSPDEAVGRRGFTGWAVRRADADEVERRLMAVMAAPGRQVDEFALLRKDGGRVLVRIQSARVLGADGNPAGVYCAFSEVHAQIDLERSIALSEALFDDASWGVVLVDVDLRPTTVNGYAERALAAGGGSPLGRPLGEMLVDGVEQLESSLHHVLAEGAQGGLSELWVTLAGSAEEPARAGPAVGRRRCWRSGFLRLGSPLAEEPVPLGVAWLFHDITESRLAEQEADRLRFRAGQLHRAGRAAAECEDPTAAAMTYLDFALAGFADHVVVDLFEPVDGGRLIRAAATPAGAPGPCLPLTGGGAPIPYPPGHPALQAADRTGSVRASAPGTASGAEFAKWSKDRRWPRDMAHALCTVLRSRGRTLGVVTFLRGASRPAFERPDAVYAESMSSLTASSLDMASLVAG
- the pdxH gene encoding pyridoxamine 5'-phosphate oxidase: MRTSSDLEPVPDPAVMREQYRSTPLLESDLAPTPMDQFARWFREATAAALQEPNAMVVATATPDGRPSTRTVLLKHYDGRGFVFYTNYTSRKGREITENRWVSLLFPWHPIARQIIVTGSATRVSREETVAYFRTRPHGSQLGAWASEQSSVIGSRQELVGRYEELANRYPEGERVPAPPQWGGFRVVPETAEFWQGHENRLHDRLRYVRAPGEEGHGEGAWRVERLSP